One segment of Cynocephalus volans isolate mCynVol1 chromosome 8, mCynVol1.pri, whole genome shotgun sequence DNA contains the following:
- the LOC134383368 gene encoding low affinity immunoglobulin gamma Fc region receptor III-A-like isoform X1 has product MWQLLPPTALLLVVSADLQAAGLPKAVVVLDPQWVRVLEDDSVTLKCQGSYPSGNNSTMWLHNGNPISSQASSYIIKPAKVENSGEYRCQTGGSALSDPVKLEVHQGWLVLQTRQWVFQEGETIWLRCHSWKNTSLLKVSYLQNGQVRRYFHSNSDFHIPNATYSQSGSYFCRGLIGGSKNESSKTVDIIVQGLTIPSIHSSPPWYQIAFCLVMVVLFVVDTGLYFSVQRNLRSSVASWKDHKFKWSKDPQGK; this is encoded by the exons ATGTGGCAGCTGCTACCACCAACGGCTCTGCTACTTGTAG tttcaGCTGACCTGCAGGCTG CAGGTCTCCCAAAGGCTGTGGTGGTTCTTGACCCTCAGTGGGTCAGGGTGCTGGAGGATGACAGTGTGACTTTGAAGTGCCAAGGGTCCTACCCCTCTGGGAACAATTCCACGATGTGGCTGCACAATGGGAACCCCATCTCAAGCCAGGCTTCCAGCTACATCATCAAGCCTGCTAAAGTTGAAAACAGTGGAGAGTACAGGTGCCAGACAGGCGGCTCTGCGCTCAGTGACCCGGTGAAGCTAGAAGTTCATCAGG GCTGGCTGGTGCTCCAGACCCGTCAGTGGGTGTTCCAGGAGGGGGAGACCATTTGGCTGAGGTGCCACAGCTGGAAGAATACTAGTCTGCTGAAGGTCTCATATTTACAGAATGGCCAAGTCAGGAGGTATTTTCATAGTAATTCTGACTTCCACATTCCAAACGCCACATACAGTCAGAGTGGCTCCTACTTCTGCAGGGGACTTATCGGAGGAAGTAAAAATGAATCTTCAAAGACTGTAGACATCATTGTTCAAG GTTTGACAattccatccatccattcctcTCCACCTTGGTACCAAATCGCTTTCTGCCTGGTGATGGTAGTACTGTTTGTAGTGGACACAGGGTTGTATTTCTCTGTGCAGAGAAACCTTCGAAGCTCAGTGGCATCCTGGAAGGACCACAAATTTAAATGGAGCAAGGACCCTCAGGGCAAATGA
- the LOC134383368 gene encoding low affinity immunoglobulin gamma Fc region receptor III-A-like isoform X3: MWQLLPPTALLLVAGLPKAVVVLDPQWVRVLEDDSVTLKCQGSYPSGNNSTMWLHNGNPISSQASSYIIKPAKVENSGEYRCQTGGSALSDPVKLEVHQGWLVLQTRQWVFQEGETIWLRCHSWKNTSLLKVSYLQNGQVRRYFHSNSDFHIPNATYSQSGSYFCRGLIGGSKNESSKTVDIIVQGLTIPSIHSSPPWYQIAFCLVMVVLFVVDTGLYFSVQRNLRSSVASWKDHKFKWSKDPQGK, translated from the exons ATGTGGCAGCTGCTACCACCAACGGCTCTGCTACTTGTAG CAGGTCTCCCAAAGGCTGTGGTGGTTCTTGACCCTCAGTGGGTCAGGGTGCTGGAGGATGACAGTGTGACTTTGAAGTGCCAAGGGTCCTACCCCTCTGGGAACAATTCCACGATGTGGCTGCACAATGGGAACCCCATCTCAAGCCAGGCTTCCAGCTACATCATCAAGCCTGCTAAAGTTGAAAACAGTGGAGAGTACAGGTGCCAGACAGGCGGCTCTGCGCTCAGTGACCCGGTGAAGCTAGAAGTTCATCAGG GCTGGCTGGTGCTCCAGACCCGTCAGTGGGTGTTCCAGGAGGGGGAGACCATTTGGCTGAGGTGCCACAGCTGGAAGAATACTAGTCTGCTGAAGGTCTCATATTTACAGAATGGCCAAGTCAGGAGGTATTTTCATAGTAATTCTGACTTCCACATTCCAAACGCCACATACAGTCAGAGTGGCTCCTACTTCTGCAGGGGACTTATCGGAGGAAGTAAAAATGAATCTTCAAAGACTGTAGACATCATTGTTCAAG GTTTGACAattccatccatccattcctcTCCACCTTGGTACCAAATCGCTTTCTGCCTGGTGATGGTAGTACTGTTTGTAGTGGACACAGGGTTGTATTTCTCTGTGCAGAGAAACCTTCGAAGCTCAGTGGCATCCTGGAAGGACCACAAATTTAAATGGAGCAAGGACCCTCAGGGCAAATGA
- the LOC134383368 gene encoding low affinity immunoglobulin gamma Fc region receptor III-A-like isoform X2 produces MWQLLPPTALLLVVSADLQAGLPKAVVVLDPQWVRVLEDDSVTLKCQGSYPSGNNSTMWLHNGNPISSQASSYIIKPAKVENSGEYRCQTGGSALSDPVKLEVHQGWLVLQTRQWVFQEGETIWLRCHSWKNTSLLKVSYLQNGQVRRYFHSNSDFHIPNATYSQSGSYFCRGLIGGSKNESSKTVDIIVQGLTIPSIHSSPPWYQIAFCLVMVVLFVVDTGLYFSVQRNLRSSVASWKDHKFKWSKDPQGK; encoded by the exons ATGTGGCAGCTGCTACCACCAACGGCTCTGCTACTTGTAG tttcaGCTGACCTGCAGGCTG GTCTCCCAAAGGCTGTGGTGGTTCTTGACCCTCAGTGGGTCAGGGTGCTGGAGGATGACAGTGTGACTTTGAAGTGCCAAGGGTCCTACCCCTCTGGGAACAATTCCACGATGTGGCTGCACAATGGGAACCCCATCTCAAGCCAGGCTTCCAGCTACATCATCAAGCCTGCTAAAGTTGAAAACAGTGGAGAGTACAGGTGCCAGACAGGCGGCTCTGCGCTCAGTGACCCGGTGAAGCTAGAAGTTCATCAGG GCTGGCTGGTGCTCCAGACCCGTCAGTGGGTGTTCCAGGAGGGGGAGACCATTTGGCTGAGGTGCCACAGCTGGAAGAATACTAGTCTGCTGAAGGTCTCATATTTACAGAATGGCCAAGTCAGGAGGTATTTTCATAGTAATTCTGACTTCCACATTCCAAACGCCACATACAGTCAGAGTGGCTCCTACTTCTGCAGGGGACTTATCGGAGGAAGTAAAAATGAATCTTCAAAGACTGTAGACATCATTGTTCAAG GTTTGACAattccatccatccattcctcTCCACCTTGGTACCAAATCGCTTTCTGCCTGGTGATGGTAGTACTGTTTGTAGTGGACACAGGGTTGTATTTCTCTGTGCAGAGAAACCTTCGAAGCTCAGTGGCATCCTGGAAGGACCACAAATTTAAATGGAGCAAGGACCCTCAGGGCAAATGA